One region of Hoeflea sp. 108 genomic DNA includes:
- a CDS encoding isoaspartyl peptidase/L-asparaginase: MILLANSEAWPGFSKSVDLLKAGRHGLDAMVAGIGEVEREVKVRSVGFGGWPNMLGRMEFDAGVMDGTSREVGAVGAVPDTLPVSALAHEVMKRLPHVMLTGDGARRFATEIGFGIDETLYEDSKRVWWERLQKELSSEELAKFPDIPLAPLSRTITDPERVRDTTVFLSKDSAAGLNVVTSTSGWAWKYPGRLGDSPIPGAGFYADSRFGAAACTHTGEMTMRCGTARTIVLAMRLGHSLEQAIALAVEELLELKSGFLAGVVIHALDAHGKHKVVSLNCEEQIRYWYWDETLPEPEHRFAEPFTS; the protein is encoded by the coding sequence ATGATCCTGCTTGCCAATTCCGAGGCCTGGCCCGGCTTCTCCAAGAGCGTCGACCTTCTGAAGGCTGGTCGCCACGGCCTCGATGCCATGGTGGCCGGCATCGGCGAAGTCGAGCGTGAAGTGAAGGTCCGTTCCGTCGGCTTCGGCGGCTGGCCGAACATGCTCGGCCGCATGGAATTCGACGCCGGTGTCATGGACGGCACAAGCCGCGAGGTCGGTGCCGTTGGCGCCGTGCCTGATACGCTGCCGGTGTCGGCGCTCGCCCATGAAGTGATGAAGCGCCTGCCGCATGTCATGCTGACAGGCGACGGTGCCCGTCGCTTTGCCACCGAGATCGGCTTTGGCATCGACGAGACGCTCTACGAAGACAGCAAGCGCGTCTGGTGGGAGCGTCTGCAGAAGGAGCTTTCGTCGGAAGAGCTGGCAAAATTCCCCGACATTCCGCTGGCGCCGCTGAGCCGCACCATCACCGATCCGGAGCGTGTCCGCGACACCACCGTGTTCCTGTCCAAGGACAGTGCCGCCGGCCTCAACGTCGTCACCTCGACCTCGGGCTGGGCGTGGAAATATCCTGGCCGCCTCGGCGACTCGCCTATTCCCGGTGCCGGCTTCTATGCCGACAGCCGCTTTGGTGCTGCCGCCTGCACCCACACCGGCGAGATGACCATGCGCTGCGGCACCGCGCGCACCATCGTGCTGGCCATGCGGCTTGGCCATTCGCTCGAACAAGCGATTGCTTTGGCTGTCGAGGAGTTGCTTGAGCTGAAAAGTGGCTTTCTCGCCGGTGTCGTCATCCACGCGCTCGACGCTCACGGCAAACACAAGGTCGTCAGTCTGAATTGCGAAGAACAGATCCGCTACTGGTACTGGGACGAAACCCTGCCGGAACCGGAACACCGCTTCGCCGAACCGTTTACATCCTAA
- a CDS encoding SpoVR family protein gives MEKRSKAPQLLFTSSDWNFSDLSRAYEAIREIAVDEMHLDFYPNQIEVISSEQMLDAYSSIGMPLMYQHWSFGKHFVHESNLYRRGRMGLAYELVINSNPCITYLMEENTMAMQTLVIAHASFGHNHFFKNNYLFQQWTDAGAILAYMEFAKSYVARCEERYGPAAVEAVLDAAHALMPQAVFRYRRRPRLSVEREQARIRERLEHEERTFSDLWRTLPQAHETSAPREVETDLSERQQAIEYPEENLLYFLEKYSPVLKPWQREVLRIVRVIAQYFYPQRQTKVMNEGCATFTHYTIMNSLFDRGLISEGTMLEVLQSHSNVVFQPSFDDPRYGGLNPYTLGFNMMRDIQRICMEPTAEDKDWFPDFAGNGDWRATLIDAWASHRDESFIRQFMSPALIREMRLFSLREESSDPYYEVTAIHDERGYERVRSKLADSYDVGMTQPDIQAVDADLKGDRKLRLKHTVHQGGTLVEQSRDATLRHVQRLWGHEVSLVGVDAQTDKTLYEISSKDLAEQP, from the coding sequence GTGGAGAAGCGTTCGAAAGCCCCGCAACTGCTGTTCACCAGTTCCGACTGGAATTTCAGCGACCTATCGCGCGCCTATGAGGCGATCCGGGAGATCGCCGTCGACGAGATGCATCTCGACTTCTACCCCAACCAGATCGAGGTGATTTCGTCGGAACAGATGCTCGACGCCTATTCGTCGATCGGCATGCCGCTGATGTACCAGCACTGGTCCTTCGGCAAGCATTTCGTCCACGAGTCGAACCTCTATCGCAGGGGCCGCATGGGCCTCGCCTACGAGCTGGTGATCAACTCCAATCCCTGCATCACCTATCTCATGGAAGAAAACACCATGGCGATGCAGACGCTGGTCATCGCGCATGCGTCCTTCGGCCATAACCACTTCTTCAAGAATAACTACCTGTTCCAGCAATGGACGGATGCAGGCGCCATCCTCGCCTATATGGAGTTCGCCAAAAGCTACGTTGCCCGCTGCGAGGAGCGCTACGGGCCGGCTGCGGTCGAGGCCGTGCTCGATGCCGCGCACGCACTGATGCCGCAGGCAGTGTTCCGCTATCGCCGCAGGCCTCGGCTCTCGGTCGAGCGCGAGCAGGCGCGCATCCGCGAGCGGCTGGAGCACGAGGAACGCACCTTCAGCGATCTGTGGCGTACCCTGCCCCAGGCGCATGAGACAAGCGCGCCGCGCGAGGTCGAGACCGACCTGTCCGAACGCCAGCAGGCAATCGAATATCCGGAAGAAAACCTGCTCTACTTCCTGGAGAAATACAGCCCGGTGCTGAAGCCATGGCAACGCGAGGTGCTGCGAATCGTGCGCGTCATCGCGCAATATTTCTATCCGCAGCGCCAGACCAAGGTGATGAACGAGGGCTGCGCAACCTTCACCCACTACACCATCATGAACAGCCTGTTCGACCGCGGGCTGATCAGCGAAGGCACCATGCTGGAAGTGTTGCAGAGCCATTCCAACGTGGTGTTCCAGCCAAGCTTCGACGACCCGCGCTATGGCGGGCTGAACCCCTACACGCTGGGCTTCAACATGATGCGCGACATCCAGCGCATCTGCATGGAGCCGACGGCGGAGGACAAGGACTGGTTCCCCGATTTCGCCGGCAATGGCGACTGGCGCGCGACGCTGATCGACGCCTGGGCCAGCCACCGCGACGAATCCTTTATCCGCCAGTTCATGAGCCCGGCGCTGATCCGCGAGATGCGGCTGTTTTCGCTGCGCGAAGAATCGTCCGACCCCTATTACGAGGTGACCGCAATCCATGACGAGCGCGGCTACGAGCGGGTGCGCTCGAAGCTGGCGGACAGCTACGATGTCGGTATGACCCAGCCCGACATCCAGGCTGTCGACGCCGACCTCAAGGGCGACCGCAAGCTGCGTCTCAAGCACACCGTCCACCAAGGCGGAACGCTGGTCGAGCAGAGCCGCGACGCGACCCTGCGCCACGTGCAGCGCCTGTGGGGGCACGAGGTGAGCCTCGTCGGCGTCGATGCGCAGACCGACAAGACGCTCTATGAGATTTCGAGCAAGGACCTCGCCGAGCAGCCCTGA
- a CDS encoding sugar-binding transcriptional regulator, translating to MSARPESSNPRLDDAARAGWLYYVAGNTQDQIASKLGISRQTAQRLVSLAMSEGLIKVRVDHPIASCLDLAAKLKSRFALDLVEVTPSDPDSTSSTIGIAQAAAVEIEKWLRNPEPIVMAIGTGRTLKAAIEQLPPMECPQHKVVSLTGNISPDGSAAFYNVIFTMADTIKARSFPMPLPAIASSPEERKMLHSQPLIQPTLALAAQADVTFVGVGDLGPRAPLLVDGFITETELKALQRAGAVGEIVGWAFDRDGRLIDGITNERVASAPLPSRERSLVVALAMGERKLPGILAAITRRLVNGLITDERTAAALLAG from the coding sequence ATGAGTGCCCGGCCCGAAAGCAGCAATCCCAGGCTCGACGATGCGGCGCGTGCCGGCTGGCTCTATTATGTGGCCGGCAACACCCAGGACCAGATTGCCAGCAAGCTCGGGATCTCCCGCCAGACGGCCCAGCGCCTTGTCTCGCTGGCCATGTCCGAGGGGTTGATCAAGGTACGCGTCGACCACCCCATCGCTTCCTGCCTCGACCTGGCGGCCAAGCTGAAATCGCGCTTCGCGCTCGACCTTGTCGAGGTGACGCCGAGCGACCCCGACTCCACCTCGTCGACCATCGGCATCGCCCAGGCGGCGGCGGTCGAGATTGAGAAATGGTTGCGCAATCCGGAGCCGATTGTCATGGCCATCGGCACCGGCCGCACGCTCAAGGCGGCGATCGAGCAGCTGCCGCCGATGGAGTGTCCGCAGCACAAGGTGGTGTCACTGACCGGCAACATCTCGCCCGACGGCTCGGCCGCCTTCTACAACGTCATCTTCACCATGGCCGACACCATCAAGGCGCGCAGTTTCCCGATGCCGCTGCCGGCCATCGCGTCTTCGCCTGAGGAGCGAAAAATGCTGCACAGCCAGCCGCTTATCCAGCCCACCTTGGCGCTGGCAGCGCAGGCCGACGTCACCTTTGTCGGCGTCGGCGATCTCGGTCCCAGGGCGCCGCTGCTCGTCGACGGCTTCATCACCGAGACCGAGCTCAAGGCGCTGCAGCGGGCGGGAGCCGTCGGCGAGATCGTCGGCTGGGCCTTCGACCGCGATGGCAGGCTGATCGACGGCATCACCAACGAACGTGTCGCCTCTGCGCCATTGCCGTCGCGCGAGCGTTCGCTGGTCGTGGCGCTTGCCATGGGCGAGCGCAAACTCCCCGGAATCCTGGCGGCCATAACACGCCGGCTCGTCAATGGCCTGATCACCGACGAGCGCACCGCGGCAGCCCTGCTGGCGGGCTGA
- a CDS encoding copper homeostasis protein CutC: MSEATMSETVLLEVCVDSPEGLAAAIAGGADRIELCAALETGGLTPSPGLMALAANAPIPVYAMIRSRPGDFVYDDGDMAALLADIDAVRAAGLEGVVLGANHADGSLDRDVLAKLAAHAQGLGMTLHRAFDLAGPDFDGAIDLAIELGFERILTSGGETTALKGLDALAACFTHAGDRIAIMPGSGVNLETLGAILARLPFREIHSSCSVASDVAGGKALELGFVSPRPKHTDIDTVRAMKAALS, encoded by the coding sequence ATGTCTGAGGCGACAATGTCTGAGACCGTCCTGCTCGAAGTCTGTGTCGACAGCCCGGAGGGCCTCGCTGCGGCGATCGCGGGCGGCGCCGACCGCATCGAACTCTGCGCCGCGCTCGAGACCGGCGGGTTGACCCCGTCGCCCGGCCTGATGGCGCTGGCGGCCAATGCGCCGATCCCGGTGTACGCGATGATCCGCTCCCGACCCGGCGATTTCGTCTACGACGATGGCGACATGGCCGCTCTCCTGGCGGATATCGATGCGGTGCGCGCTGCTGGCCTCGAAGGTGTCGTGCTCGGCGCTAACCACGCCGACGGCAGCCTCGACCGCGATGTGCTCGCCAAGCTGGCGGCGCATGCCCAGGGGCTGGGCATGACGCTGCACCGCGCCTTCGACCTCGCCGGCCCGGACTTTGACGGGGCCATCGACCTCGCCATCGAACTGGGCTTCGAACGCATCCTCACCTCCGGCGGTGAAACGACAGCGCTGAAAGGGCTGGACGCTCTCGCGGCCTGCTTCACCCATGCCGGCGACCGCATCGCCATCATGCCGGGATCGGGGGTCAATCTCGAAACCCTTGGCGCCATCCTGGCGCGGCTGCCCTTCCGCGAAATCCACTCGTCCTGCTCGGTGGCGTCAGATGTTGCCGGCGGCAAGGCGCTGGAACTCGGTTTTGTCTCGCCACGCCCGAAGCACACCGACATCGACACCGTCAGGGCAATGAAGGCCGCACTGTCCTAA
- a CDS encoding PrkA family serine protein kinase, translating into MQTRETDVFNLFSEIYGSQTTEEMSLQQYLLACREQPSMYATAAERMVDAIGAPTLIDTSADARLGRIFANRTIKIYPAFPEFYGMEDTIERIVGYFRYAAQGLEERKQILYLLGPVGGGKSSLAERLKKLMEERPIYTLKVNGQISPIFESPLGLFHPERMADLLEDKYGIARRRLTGLISPWAAKRLEEIGGDVSKFSVVKLMPSRLRQICIAKTEPGDENNQDVSALVGKVDIRKLENFSQADPDAYSYSGGLNRTTQGLLEFVEMFKAPIKVLHPLLTATQEGNYNGTESFGAFPYQGIVLAHSNESEWLQFKSNRNNEAFLDRILVVKVPYCLRVTEERLIYEKLLRESELVNNPCAPEVLDILSRFTVSTRLTEHENSPLYTKMRVYDGENLKDVDPKAKSMQEYRDAAGVDEGMTGVSTRFAFKVLSETFNYDTKEIAADPVHLMYVMEQAIKREQYPSEIEQSYLDFIKSEIATRYAEFIGHEIQKAYLESYSEYGQNLFDRYIAYADAWIEDQDYKDPDTGQILNRGILDSELSQIEKPAGIANPKDFRNEVVKFTLRARAKNNGRNPSWTSYEKLREVIEKRMFGQVEDLLPVISFGAKRDTTTEKQHAEFVQRMTERGYTQRQVRRLVDWYMRVNKAG; encoded by the coding sequence ATGCAAACGCGCGAAACCGACGTCTTCAATCTTTTCTCGGAGATCTACGGCAGTCAGACCACCGAGGAGATGAGCCTCCAGCAATATCTGCTCGCCTGCCGCGAGCAGCCGTCGATGTATGCCACTGCGGCCGAACGGATGGTGGACGCCATCGGCGCCCCCACACTGATCGACACCAGCGCCGACGCAAGGCTCGGGCGCATCTTCGCCAACCGGACCATCAAGATTTATCCGGCCTTTCCCGAATTCTACGGCATGGAAGACACGATCGAACGCATCGTCGGCTACTTCCGCTACGCCGCCCAGGGGCTCGAGGAACGCAAGCAGATCCTCTATCTGCTCGGCCCGGTCGGCGGCGGCAAGTCGTCGCTCGCCGAGCGGCTGAAGAAGCTGATGGAGGAGCGGCCGATCTATACGCTGAAGGTCAACGGCCAGATCAGCCCGATCTTCGAATCCCCGCTCGGCCTGTTCCACCCCGAACGTATGGCGGACCTTCTTGAAGACAAGTATGGCATCGCCCGGCGCAGGCTGACCGGCCTGATCTCGCCCTGGGCCGCCAAGCGGCTCGAGGAAATCGGCGGCGACGTCTCCAAGTTCTCGGTCGTCAAGCTGATGCCATCGCGTCTGCGCCAGATCTGCATCGCCAAGACCGAACCCGGCGACGAGAACAACCAGGACGTTTCGGCGCTGGTCGGCAAGGTCGACATCCGCAAGCTCGAAAATTTCAGCCAGGCCGATCCCGACGCCTATTCCTACAGCGGCGGCCTCAACCGCACGACGCAGGGCCTGCTGGAATTCGTCGAGATGTTCAAGGCGCCGATCAAGGTGCTGCACCCGCTTCTGACCGCGACCCAGGAGGGCAACTACAACGGCACCGAAAGCTTCGGCGCCTTCCCCTACCAGGGCATCGTGCTGGCCCATTCGAACGAATCCGAATGGCTGCAGTTCAAGAGCAACAGGAACAACGAGGCGTTCCTCGACCGCATCCTGGTGGTCAAGGTGCCCTATTGCCTGCGCGTCACCGAAGAGCGGCTGATATATGAAAAGCTCTTGCGCGAGAGCGAGCTGGTCAACAACCCCTGCGCACCCGAAGTGCTCGACATCCTCAGCCGCTTCACCGTGTCGACGCGTCTCACAGAGCACGAGAATTCGCCGCTCTACACCAAGATGCGCGTCTATGACGGCGAGAACCTGAAGGACGTAGACCCCAAGGCCAAGTCGATGCAGGAGTATCGCGATGCGGCCGGCGTCGACGAAGGCATGACCGGCGTCAGCACGCGCTTTGCCTTCAAGGTGCTGTCCGAGACCTTCAATTACGACACCAAGGAGATCGCCGCCGACCCGGTGCACCTGATGTATGTGATGGAACAGGCGATCAAGCGCGAGCAATATCCGAGCGAGATCGAGCAGTCCTATCTCGACTTCATCAAGTCGGAGATCGCCACCCGCTACGCCGAGTTCATCGGCCACGAGATCCAGAAGGCCTATCTCGAAAGCTACAGCGAATACGGCCAGAACCTGTTCGACCGCTACATCGCCTATGCCGACGCCTGGATCGAGGACCAAGACTACAAGGACCCCGACACCGGCCAGATCCTCAACCGCGGCATCCTCGATTCCGAGCTGTCGCAGATCGAGAAGCCGGCGGGTATCGCCAACCCCAAGGACTTCCGCAACGAGGTGGTGAAGTTCACGCTGAGGGCGCGCGCCAAGAACAACGGCCGCAACCCGTCCTGGACCAGCTACGAGAAGCTGCGCGAGGTCATCGAGAAGCGCATGTTCGGCCAGGTCGAGGACCTGCTGCCCGTCATCAGCTTCGGCGCCAAGCGCGATACCACGACCGAAAAGCAGCATGCCGAATTCGTCCAGCGCATGACCGAACGCGGCTACACGCAGCGCCAGGTGCGTCGGCTGGTCGACTGGTACATGCGCGTCAACAAGGCTGGCTGA
- a CDS encoding YeaH/YhbH family protein, with translation MPNFIDRRLNPKDKSLGNRQRFLKRARDELKRAINERVKSGKIDTADTDQTIRIPTKGIGEPTFQRATHTGTREEVLPGNKVFGTGDRIPRPAAGGGKGSEPSASGEGEDDFQFALTREEVLDLFFEDLELPDLVKLNLKEVVTFRPRRAGYTMSGNPTSISVARTMFNSFGRRIALHRPKQDELDALAEEIKQLEEEKRPIPATLQRLAELRDRHATLLRRRKLIPYIDPIDVRFKRFEPQPVPNANAVMFCLMDVSGSMGEREKDLAKRFFVLLHLFLKRRYQKTDIVFIRHTHEASEVDEDTFFYSTQSGGTVVSTALEEMLRVIRERYPSHEWNIYAAQASDGDNIPNDSDKCVSMLNDTLMRLCQYYAYVEIIDERESEMFRHADNGTSLWNAYRSVSEEWPNFEMTRIAKPADIYPVFHELFAKQPPSGKRS, from the coding sequence ATGCCCAATTTCATCGACCGGCGCCTGAACCCCAAGGACAAGAGCCTTGGCAACAGGCAGCGTTTCCTCAAGCGCGCCCGCGACGAGCTGAAGCGGGCGATCAACGAGCGCGTCAAATCGGGAAAGATCGACACAGCCGACACAGACCAGACGATCCGCATTCCGACCAAGGGTATCGGCGAACCGACCTTCCAGCGCGCCACCCACACCGGCACGCGCGAAGAGGTGCTGCCCGGCAACAAGGTGTTCGGCACCGGCGACCGCATCCCGCGCCCGGCGGCCGGCGGCGGCAAGGGCTCAGAACCGTCGGCCTCGGGCGAAGGCGAGGACGACTTCCAGTTCGCGCTGACCCGCGAGGAGGTGCTTGACCTGTTCTTCGAGGACCTCGAGCTGCCCGACCTGGTGAAGCTCAACCTCAAGGAGGTCGTGACCTTCCGGCCGCGCCGGGCCGGCTACACGATGAGCGGCAACCCGACCAGCATCAGCGTGGCGCGCACGATGTTCAACAGCTTCGGCCGGCGCATCGCGCTGCATCGGCCGAAGCAGGACGAACTCGACGCACTCGCCGAAGAGATCAAGCAGTTGGAAGAGGAGAAGCGGCCCATCCCGGCCACGTTGCAACGCCTCGCCGAATTGCGCGACAGGCACGCCACGCTGCTGCGCCGGCGCAAGCTCATTCCCTACATCGATCCCATCGACGTGCGCTTCAAGCGTTTCGAGCCGCAGCCGGTGCCCAATGCCAATGCTGTGATGTTCTGCCTGATGGACGTCTCCGGCTCGATGGGTGAACGCGAAAAGGACCTGGCCAAGCGCTTCTTCGTGCTCTTGCACCTGTTCCTCAAGCGGCGTTACCAGAAGACGGACATCGTCTTCATCCGCCACACCCACGAGGCCTCGGAGGTCGACGAGGACACGTTCTTCTACAGCACCCAGAGCGGCGGCACCGTCGTGTCGACGGCGCTGGAAGAGATGCTGCGCGTCATCCGCGAGCGCTATCCCAGCCATGAGTGGAACATCTACGCCGCCCAGGCGTCGGATGGCGACAACATCCCCAACGATTCCGACAAGTGCGTTTCGATGCTGAACGACACGCTGATGCGTCTCTGCCAGTATTACGCCTATGTCGAGATCATCGACGAGCGCGAGAGCGAGATGTTCCGCCACGCCGACAACGGCACGTCGCTGTGGAACGCCTATCGCTCAGTCAGCGAAGAGTGGCCCAATTTCGAGATGACCCGCATCGCCAAGCCCGCAGACATTTACCCCGTCTTCCACGAGCTGTTCGCCAAGCAGCCGCCTTCGGGCAAGCGCAGTTGA
- a CDS encoding ROK family protein, with product MITCFDIGGSTIKSARARSAGEIEIIDRVATPLDDFDAFAAVIAERVGTGEARTKGVSISIAGVVDPASGSLKCANIPCVDGRLIADDLARAIGLPVWIANDADCFALAEATSGAGKGHRNVFGVILGTGVGGGLVIDGRIVAGAGGYAGEWGHGKALQTSVGQPPVEVPHFACGCGQSGCVDTIGGARGMEKLHRLLCGEVLSSTEVIDRWRAGEAKTSRTIDIYLELVSVPLALTLNIIGSSIVPVGGGLSNVPELIEALDREVRGRTLRRAANPLVVKAALSTEPGLIGAAALGLQEIAHV from the coding sequence ATGATTACCTGCTTCGACATTGGCGGTTCAACGATAAAAAGCGCCCGCGCCCGATCGGCCGGCGAAATCGAGATCATCGACCGGGTGGCGACGCCACTCGACGATTTCGACGCCTTCGCCGCCGTCATCGCCGAGCGCGTCGGGACAGGCGAAGCGCGCACGAAGGGCGTGTCCATCTCCATCGCCGGCGTCGTCGACCCCGCCTCAGGCAGCCTGAAATGCGCCAACATCCCTTGCGTCGACGGCCGCCTGATCGCCGACGACCTGGCGAGGGCCATCGGCCTGCCGGTGTGGATCGCCAATGACGCCGATTGTTTTGCGCTCGCCGAGGCGACCAGTGGCGCCGGCAAGGGCCATCGCAACGTCTTCGGCGTAATCCTCGGCACTGGCGTCGGCGGCGGGCTTGTCATCGATGGCCGCATCGTTGCGGGTGCCGGCGGTTATGCCGGCGAGTGGGGGCATGGCAAGGCGTTGCAGACAAGCGTTGGCCAGCCGCCCGTCGAGGTGCCGCATTTCGCCTGCGGCTGCGGCCAGTCCGGCTGCGTCGACACCATCGGCGGCGCCCGCGGCATGGAAAAGCTGCATAGGCTTCTCTGTGGCGAGGTGCTGTCGAGCACCGAGGTCATCGACCGCTGGCGCGCCGGCGAGGCGAAGACGAGCCGCACCATCGACATCTATCTCGAACTGGTCAGCGTGCCGCTGGCGCTGACGCTCAACATCATCGGCTCGTCCATCGTGCCTGTTGGAGGCGGCCTGTCCAACGTGCCCGAACTGATCGAAGCGCTGGACCGCGAGGTGCGTGGCCGCACCCTGCGCCGCGCCGCCAATCCGCTGGTGGTCAAGGCAGCGCTGAGCACCGAACCCGGCCTGATCGGCGCAGCAGCGCTCGGCCTGCAGGAGATTGCCCATGTCTGA
- a CDS encoding LacI family DNA-binding transcriptional regulator: MDSSRKRRTSPTIADVAELAGVSRAIASRALSSESRPVSADKRARVLEAAEKLGFKPNLLARSLTTKTVNLIAVIVNHIHDFSDLDLFDLLIGEIQSIGKQVIFLRVGSVERIEEFLRNGVAYHVDAALVFSDFADAKSVRKMFRSDDVLMLNGMHDGSSPSVVPDEAIGIAEAVADAAGKGVGTAALVTGRVSSPVEQSRIAAYKAEMHRHGIRLVAELRGDYSYASGRQMAQSGDWPDVDAVFCTSDAMAMGVMDVHRAALSHNRPGRFRLYGFDNLSLTDFEAYPISSIGYDKNAYVAEILRFLTRPGEFANGKADVTVPTFFVPRSTS; the protein is encoded by the coding sequence ATGGACAGTTCGCGCAAACGACGGACATCGCCGACCATCGCCGATGTCGCCGAGCTTGCCGGCGTATCGCGCGCCATCGCCTCGCGGGCGCTGTCGAGCGAAAGCCGCCCGGTCTCGGCCGACAAGCGCGCGCGTGTGCTTGAAGCAGCAGAGAAGCTCGGCTTCAAGCCCAATCTCTTGGCGCGCAGCCTGACCACCAAGACCGTCAATCTGATCGCCGTCATCGTCAACCACATCCACGACTTCTCCGACCTGGATCTGTTCGACCTGCTGATCGGCGAAATCCAGTCGATCGGCAAGCAGGTCATCTTCCTGCGCGTCGGCTCTGTCGAGCGCATCGAGGAGTTCCTGCGCAACGGCGTCGCCTACCATGTCGATGCAGCACTGGTGTTCTCCGACTTCGCCGACGCCAAAAGCGTGCGCAAGATGTTCCGCAGCGACGACGTCCTGATGCTTAACGGCATGCATGACGGCTCCTCGCCCTCGGTCGTGCCCGACGAAGCCATCGGCATCGCGGAAGCTGTGGCCGACGCCGCCGGCAAGGGTGTCGGCACGGCGGCGCTCGTCACCGGCCGCGTATCCTCGCCGGTCGAGCAGAGCCGCATCGCCGCCTACAAGGCCGAGATGCATCGGCACGGCATCCGCCTCGTTGCCGAACTGCGCGGCGACTATTCTTATGCGAGCGGCCGCCAGATGGCCCAGTCGGGCGATTGGCCAGATGTCGATGCGGTGTTCTGCACCTCGGATGCCATGGCCATGGGCGTGATGGACGTTCACCGCGCAGCACTCTCGCACAACCGGCCCGGGCGCTTCAGGCTCTACGGCTTCGACAACCTGTCGCTGACCGACTTCGAGGCCTATCCGATCTCGTCCATCGGCTACGACAAGAATGCCTATGTCGCCGAGATCCTGCGTTTCCTGACCCGACCCGGCGAGTTCGCTAACGGCAAGGCCGACGTGACGGTGCCGACCTTCTTCGTGCCGCGCTCGACGTCCTGA
- a CDS encoding transporter substrate-binding domain-containing protein, with protein sequence MKNLIAKLAGAALAIGLAATGAAQAGKIDEIRERGTVRIGVSLGGEPIGFRDAQNNPVGYDVDVATMLAEKLGVPVEFVDVSGDARISMLVSGQIDIAVANTSATLERAKSVDFSIPYNRAGLRIIVQKDAGITSLEGLAGKKIVVGRGSTGETFIKKAAPQAELVYTDNFSPEGVLLLQQKRVDAAIEDSSLLDYLATKNENLVTLPGLHSNDPIGIAVAKGDDGFVRWIDMFVSDYIQSGAYETNYKKWWGETANPPALTPLW encoded by the coding sequence ATGAAGAACCTGATTGCAAAACTGGCGGGCGCAGCGCTTGCCATCGGCCTGGCGGCCACGGGCGCAGCCCAGGCCGGCAAGATCGATGAGATCCGCGAGCGCGGCACCGTCCGCATCGGCGTGTCGCTCGGCGGCGAGCCGATCGGCTTCCGCGACGCCCAGAACAACCCCGTCGGCTATGACGTCGACGTGGCCACCATGCTCGCCGAAAAGCTCGGCGTGCCGGTCGAGTTCGTCGACGTGTCGGGCGACGCCCGCATCTCGATGCTGGTGTCGGGCCAGATCGACATCGCGGTCGCCAACACCTCCGCGACGCTCGAGCGCGCCAAGTCGGTGGATTTCTCGATCCCCTACAACCGCGCCGGCTTGCGCATCATCGTCCAGAAGGACGCCGGCATCACTTCGCTTGAGGGCCTCGCCGGCAAGAAGATCGTCGTCGGCCGCGGCTCGACCGGCGAAACCTTCATCAAGAAGGCGGCGCCCCAGGCCGAGCTCGTCTACACCGACAACTTCTCGCCCGAGGGCGTGCTGCTGCTCCAGCAGAAGCGCGTCGACGCGGCCATCGAGGACTCCTCGCTGCTCGACTATCTCGCCACCAAGAACGAAAACCTGGTGACGCTGCCGGGCCTGCACTCCAACGACCCGATCGGCATCGCGGTCGCCAAGGGCGACGATGGTTTCGTGCGCTGGATCGACATGTTCGTGTCGGACTACATCCAGAGCGGCGCCTATGAGACCAACTACAAGAAGTGGTGGGGCGAGACCGCCAACCCGCCGGCACTGACCCCGCTCTGGTAA